Proteins encoded in a region of the Bacteroidota bacterium genome:
- a CDS encoding biopolymer transporter ExbD: protein MARKTPEVNAGSMADIAFLMLIFFLVTTTMDVDTGIIRQLSPPPPKDAPIPDINKRNMMTILVNNQDALMINGKPADINTLRADVRDFMSIHPDDPAYPVVEFKTFDYLGEIQVSRGIVSLKSLRGTSYEMYIKIQDQIAAAFSDLRNELAMQKFGKKQDKLVDPNLVDAINKAIKLSVSEAEPEDIGGK from the coding sequence ATGGCAAGGAAAACTCCGGAGGTAAATGCTGGATCGATGGCTGATATTGCATTCTTGATGCTTATCTTCTTTTTGGTTACAACAACCATGGATGTTGATACAGGAATCATCCGTCAGTTATCACCACCTCCACCAAAAGACGCCCCCATACCAGATATTAATAAGAGAAATATGATGACTATCTTGGTTAATAATCAAGATGCTCTGATGATAAATGGAAAACCTGCTGACATTAACACACTTAGAGCTGATGTTAGAGATTTTATGTCCATTCATCCAGATGATCCCGCTTATCCGGTAGTTGAATTTAAAACATTTGATTATTTGGGAGAGATACAGGTTTCAAGAGGCATTGTTTCTTTAAAAAGTTTACGTGGTACTTCATACGAGATGTATATAAAAATTCAGGATCAAATTGCTGCGGCCTTTTCTGATCTTAGAAATGAACTGGCTATGCAAAAATTTGGTAAAAAACAGGATAAACTTGTTGACCCGAATTTAGTTGATGCTATTAATAAAGCGATCAAGCTTAGCGTTTCGGAAGCTGAACCCGAAGATATAGGAGGTAAATAA